AATGATAATAAGAAAACTTTTGATATCTTGGGAAATAGAATGGATAAACTTCAAGCAATGAGGGTATTTTGCCGTGTTCATGAAGCAGAGAGTTTCAAGCTCGCTAGTGACTCCTTAGGTATCTCTCGTCCTATGGTGACGCGCTATGTTAATTTTATTGAGGAGGAGTTAGGCACAAAGCTCTTACAGCGAAATACTCGTAATATCAGCATCACTTATGCTGGACGGAAATACTACCAGCATTGTGTTGCAATATTGGATGCAATTGAAGAAGCGGAAAGTGACATTGGAGAATTGACGCAGAAGCCAAAAGGGCTGCTAAGAGTGAGTGTCCCAATGGATTTTGGCTTGTCACACCTTGTTCCGTTGTTAGGTTGCTTTGGTCGCCTTTATCCCAATATTGAATTAGACATAGATTTTAGTGACAAACGCGTAGATATGACAGAATCGGGCATTGATCTAGCGATTCGGGGAGGAGATCTTGGAGGGGATCAGTTTGTCGCGCGTCCACTGTGCGATTTCAAGGGATTTGTTTGTGCATCACCAGATTATATCTTGGAGCATGGTGAACTTGAGTGCTTAGAGGATTTGGATAATCATACTTGTCTTTCGTATGGCAATTCTTTGGTACCAAATCGCTGGTCATTGACGGATGAAGAGGGCATATCTCGTGTCGTTTCTATTTCTGGTTCCATTAGTGCGAATAATGGGAGTGCATTAACTCGGTTTGCTTTGGCAGGTTTAGGGATAATATATCAGCCGGATTTCTTAGTGGCTAAATACATTGAGTCTGGGGAATTGGTTAATATGTTGCCGAACTATAAAGGTTATGAATTGTGCTTTTATGCTATTTATCCACAAAGAAAGCTGATGCCAAGAAAAACGCGTTTGTTATTAGATTTTTTGCAGGAGAGACTAGCCAACACAACATTTTATTGATGTGTTGACTGGTTATCTGGTTTGGTAATAGGTTAGTTTAAATCGCTGAACTCATTTTCCACATTGAGAGATACCGGTATATCATAGCCTGGAAGGCGAATTTCTTTGTCCGTTACCGTTAGCTCTTCACCGCCTAAAACATTAAAACCGAATTTGTAAATAGGCAGGCTTTCACCACGAATCATAGCTTGATTATACGCTTCTGCGTTCGCTATAACGTCAGCGTTTTTGACGAGGTAATCACTGATTTGTGCTTCACTATAACGTTTTTTTAGCATCTTCATGACTTGGTTAGGGGACAATAAAACAGCTGTAGCATTGTTTCCCCCAAAACCTTTTGAGTTTAATAGTGCCCCATCAAAGTAGTCTTTCCCATATGCTTCATGTTTGAGCTGAAATTTTAGACCGTCTTGATAGACATCATCGGCGATGGCGTGTGACGTGGTAATGCCAGGTAAGATGCCATCTTTCCATACGCCCAAAGACAAATGAAGTTGATCCCCACCAGCCGTGCCTTGAGAATGGCCAAGGAAAGCTTTCATTGCCACAACTGGAATGGCAGTGGCGCCAAAGCTGGTGGCGGCTTTACTTAGAACATGAGATTCAGTAATACGGTTTTGCGGTGTGCTAGTGCCGTGAGCCTGGATAAAGGTTCGTTGTGTTAAGCCGTCATTGCCAATGATGTTTTGTAGATAAGCCATGGCTTTGCTCATCGTCAAATAATTACCAATACCGGGTGCTGAAATGGACTTTTTATGTCCGTCTGCGTATGAGTATACCGCTGGAATAGCACCAAATATTTCAGCTCCTAATTCAATCGCAAGCTCATCATCCATTAAAAGTGTCCACTGACTGGATTCACCAATCGTAAAACCGCAGTTTTGAGCAAAAGGACGGCAGCTACGAGTATGATCTGGTTCTTTTTGATTGCTGATTTGGTCAAGGGCTAGCAGTGCGGTATCTTCTGCTAAGGCACCCATTGTTCTAAAGCCTTCAATGATTTCCGGTGTAATAGGTGCATCGCTACCACCAACCATAGCAACACGAAACTTGCCAGATTTAATACCGTCGATCGCTTTCTCTAAATTGAAAAAATAGGTGGCACACGCACCAATAGAAGTGCCCACGTTGCCAACACTGCCTAAAATATAGGCATTAACAAAGTCGGCGGGCATTTGAGCGTAACCAAGAGGAAGGTGCTTTGATGTAGTGCGTTTCCCCATTAAAGCGGATTTAAGCATGCCACCAAAACCAAGGTCATCCATTTGACCAATTGAGTTAGCAGCATAGACCGCCATTTGGTCTGGTGCGACTTTGTTACGAATGATTTCCCAGTCAATACCGCTGCTTTTAACCGCATCAGAGGCGCCATAAACCGTCATTTGTAAGCCGCGAGGATGGTTTCGACTTTGGTATAGTTTTGATGGGTCGAATCCTGTTGGCAGTTGTCCGGCCGCTTTTACAGAAAGTGGCTTTGTGTCTTTAATAAAGGCTTCTAAAGTACCATCAACGACGACTTCACTTAAGCCGTTCGAAAGCTCCGTGACTTGCCAATTGGTAGGGCGATCATTTGGGAGAGAACGTGTTTTTATAGTGAAACTAAGTTTTTCTTCGGCGTGATTCGAATGTAGAGTCATTGACTTGTGTAACACCACATTATCAACATCAAATAAACTAGGGTGAATACGACGGATTAAGGTGCGGGCGAGTAATGTTTCACCAATGCTATCTATCAGTGCAGTAGCATCTAAAGCCTCCCCACCGTTGGTGTACCAAAGACCATTTTTGTGCTCAGCCATGTTGGTAATAGTGGCAAGATCGAGTAAAACATCCTGCTGGATTAGGCTTGGAAGAAGATCGAAGACAATTCGGCGATATGCTTGATGTGAAGAGGTACGACCAGCCGAATTGATTCCGCCAAAGCCAACAATAACAGGTAAACGGGCCAATTGAATTTCCTCGTTTTGAAGAGTGGGTAAAATATTACGGTATTGTAATGAAGGGGGTGACGCTTAGCCACCCTACATAAAGTAATTTCGTAACAATAAATTGAGTTTTATTACATTCAAGCTTGAA
This genomic stretch from Marinomonas primoryensis harbors:
- a CDS encoding LysR family transcriptional regulator; translation: MDKLQAMRVFCRVHEAESFKLASDSLGISRPMVTRYVNFIEEELGTKLLQRNTRNISITYAGRKYYQHCVAILDAIEEAESDIGELTQKPKGLLRVSVPMDFGLSHLVPLLGCFGRLYPNIELDIDFSDKRVDMTESGIDLAIRGGDLGGDQFVARPLCDFKGFVCASPDYILEHGELECLEDLDNHTCLSYGNSLVPNRWSLTDEEGISRVVSISGSISANNGSALTRFALAGLGIIYQPDFLVAKYIESGELVNMLPNYKGYELCFYAIYPQRKLMPRKTRLLLDFLQERLANTTFY
- a CDS encoding beta-ketoacyl synthase: MARLPVIVGFGGINSAGRTSSHQAYRRIVFDLLPSLIQQDVLLDLATITNMAEHKNGLWYTNGGEALDATALIDSIGETLLARTLIRRIHPSLFDVDNVVLHKSMTLHSNHAEEKLSFTIKTRSLPNDRPTNWQVTELSNGLSEVVVDGTLEAFIKDTKPLSVKAAGQLPTGFDPSKLYQSRNHPRGLQMTVYGASDAVKSSGIDWEIIRNKVAPDQMAVYAANSIGQMDDLGFGGMLKSALMGKRTTSKHLPLGYAQMPADFVNAYILGSVGNVGTSIGACATYFFNLEKAIDGIKSGKFRVAMVGGSDAPITPEIIEGFRTMGALAEDTALLALDQISNQKEPDHTRSCRPFAQNCGFTIGESSQWTLLMDDELAIELGAEIFGAIPAVYSYADGHKKSISAPGIGNYLTMSKAMAYLQNIIGNDGLTQRTFIQAHGTSTPQNRITESHVLSKAATSFGATAIPVVAMKAFLGHSQGTAGGDQLHLSLGVWKDGILPGITTSHAIADDVYQDGLKFQLKHEAYGKDYFDGALLNSKGFGGNNATAVLLSPNQVMKMLKKRYSEAQISDYLVKNADVIANAEAYNQAMIRGESLPIYKFGFNVLGGEELTVTDKEIRLPGYDIPVSLNVENEFSDLN